Proteins from a genomic interval of Oncorhynchus kisutch isolate 150728-3 linkage group LG28, Okis_V2, whole genome shotgun sequence:
- the LOC109873129 gene encoding CCR4-NOT transcription complex subunit 8 isoform X3 → MPAALADTSQIICEVWASNVDEEMRKIRQIIQSYNFIAMDTEFPGVVVRPIGEFRSTVDYQYQLLRCNVDLLKIIQLGLSFMNEDGDYPPGTTTWQFNFKFNLTEDMYSQDSIDLLQNSGLQFKKHEEEGIDTLYFAELLMTSGLVLCENVKWLSFHSGYDFGYLVKLLTDTRLPEEEHEFFQILNLFFPAIYDVKYLMKSCKNLKGGLQEVADQLELKRIGRQHQAGSDSLLTGMAFFRMKELFFEDNIDDAKYCGRLYGLGSGSTQNQNGISSSSQEETNNKH, encoded by the exons AGCTGCACTGGCAGATACCAGTCAGATTATCTGTGAGGTCTGGGCAAGCAATGTGGATGAGGAAATGAGGAAAATCCGACAGATAATTCAAAGCTACAACTTCATTGCCATG GACACAGAATTCCCCGGAGTGGTGGTTCGACCCATTGGCGAGTTTCGCAGTACGGTAGACTACCAGTACCAGCTCTTGAGGTGCAACGTGGACCTTCTGAAAATCATCCAACTGGGACTGTCATTTATGAACGAGGATGGAGACTATCCCCCTGGAACGACGACATGGCAGTTCAATTTCAAATTTAATTTAAC AGAGGATATGTACTCCCAGGACTCGATAGACTTACTTCAGAACTCCGGCCTCCAATTCAAAAAGCACGAGGAAGAGGGGATTGACACACTCTACTTTGCTGAGCTCCTGATGACATCCGGTTTAGTGCTGTGTGAAAATGTCAAGTGGCTCTCCTTTCACAG CGGGTACGATTTTGGCTACCTGGTGAAGCTATTAACAGACACTCGGCTACCTGAGGAGGAACATGAGTTCTTCCAGATACTCAATCTCTTCTTCCCTGCAATCTATGATGTCAAATATCTGATGAAGAGCTGCAAAAACTTGAAG GGAGGACTCCAGGAGGTGGCTGACCAGCTGGAATTAAAGAGGATCGGGAGACAACACCAGGCCGGTTCGGATTCGCTGCTCACAGGGATGGCCTTCTTTAGGATGAAAGAG CTTTTCTTTGAAGACAACATTGATGACGCAAAGTATTGTGGGCGATTGTATGGATTGGGCTCTGGGTCCACTCAAAATCAGAACGGCATCTCAAGCTCTTCCCAAGAGGAAACCAACAACAAGCACTGA